In Arthrobacter sp. B3I9, the following are encoded in one genomic region:
- a CDS encoding methionine ABC transporter permease: MIDRNDPYFWTDLLDTILKGAGETFYTVGMSLLFTVLFGLAAGVLLVTTESGGLLSKLFGSRALGLVVNRVLDLVVNIGRSVPFIILMILLIPFTRLLVGSFIGPTAAIVPLTIAGIPFFARLVEIGVREVPVGLIEAAQSLGATRWTILTKVMIAEAVPALALGLSTTVVGLIGYSAMVGAVGGGGLGDVAFRYGYQRYSPEYMFGVVILLVLLVQVFQSLGNFAARRLSHR; this comes from the coding sequence GTGATCGACCGCAACGACCCCTACTTCTGGACCGACCTGTTGGACACGATCCTGAAAGGAGCGGGCGAGACTTTTTACACCGTGGGCATGAGCCTGCTCTTTACGGTCCTTTTCGGCCTGGCCGCCGGGGTTCTCCTGGTGACTACCGAGTCCGGCGGGCTGCTGTCGAAGCTTTTCGGCAGCCGCGCCCTCGGTCTCGTGGTCAACCGTGTGCTGGACCTGGTGGTGAACATCGGGCGTTCCGTTCCGTTCATCATCCTGATGATCCTGCTCATTCCGTTCACCCGCCTGCTGGTCGGGTCCTTCATCGGACCTACGGCGGCGATAGTCCCGCTGACCATCGCCGGCATTCCTTTCTTCGCCCGGCTGGTGGAGATCGGCGTCCGCGAAGTGCCAGTGGGACTTATCGAGGCAGCACAGTCACTCGGTGCCACCCGGTGGACCATCCTGACCAAGGTCATGATCGCCGAGGCAGTTCCGGCCCTGGCCCTCGGGCTTTCCACCACCGTCGTCGGACTCATCGGGTACTCGGCCATGGTGGGCGCGGTCGGCGGCGGGGGCCTCGGGGATGTCGCCTTCCGCTACGGCTACCAGCGCTACAGCCCGGAATACATGTTCGGCGTTGTCATCCTCCTGGTCCTGCTGGTGCAGGTGTTCCAGTCGCTGGGCAACTTCGCGGCGCGGCGCCTGTCCCACCGGTAG
- a CDS encoding DMT family transporter, whose amino-acid sequence MGTGNRGTGNRTTGSRATGGVIAVLVTSFLWGTTGTAATFASDAGPLAIGAAALGIGGLLQAAIALPSLVRARQSLQAHAKLLAAGAVSVAAYPLAFYSSMRLGGVAIGTVVSLASAPLASGILERVIERRHLSRWWMLAAFLGVLGSVLLCLSRAGGPAAASTAETAAGVGLGLLAGITYALYSWVVHRLMHHKVGRAASMGAVFGAGGALLVPVLLATGAPLVASAQSFTVAAYMALVPMFLGYFLFGVGLARLRPSTATTLTLTEPAVAALLAVTVVGERLGTVGWAGMGILAAALIVLALAPANIAGHRPAVSPVSAPSL is encoded by the coding sequence ATGGGTACAGGGAACAGGGGTACAGGGAACAGAACTACGGGGAGCAGGGCTACCGGCGGCGTCATCGCGGTCCTGGTCACGTCGTTCCTGTGGGGAACCACCGGGACCGCCGCGACCTTCGCTTCCGACGCCGGCCCGCTGGCCATCGGGGCGGCAGCCCTCGGGATTGGCGGACTGCTGCAGGCGGCCATCGCCCTCCCCTCGCTGGTGCGCGCCCGGCAGTCGCTGCAGGCGCACGCGAAACTGCTGGCAGCCGGAGCAGTTTCGGTAGCCGCATACCCCCTCGCGTTCTACAGCTCAATGCGCCTTGGCGGGGTCGCGATCGGCACCGTCGTCTCGCTGGCGTCGGCGCCGCTCGCCTCCGGCATCCTGGAACGCGTCATCGAGCGCAGGCATTTGAGCCGCTGGTGGATGCTCGCAGCGTTCCTGGGCGTCCTCGGCAGCGTCCTGCTCTGCCTCTCGCGGGCAGGCGGACCGGCCGCCGCCAGCACAGCAGAGACTGCTGCCGGCGTCGGGCTCGGGCTGCTGGCCGGCATAACGTACGCCCTGTATTCGTGGGTGGTCCACCGCCTGATGCACCACAAGGTGGGGCGCGCGGCATCAATGGGCGCAGTCTTCGGAGCCGGCGGGGCGCTCCTGGTTCCCGTCCTGCTGGCGACCGGAGCCCCCTTGGTGGCGTCGGCGCAGTCATTCACGGTAGCCGCGTACATGGCGCTGGTGCCGATGTTCCTGGGCTACTTTCTGTTCGGCGTCGGGCTGGCGCGGTTGCGCCCGAGCACCGCGACAACCCTCACCCTCACCGAGCCGGCGGTCGCTGCCCTGCTTGCGGTCACCGTCGTCGGAGAACGGCTGGGGACCGTGGGATGGGCCGGCATGGGGATCCTCGCCGCGGCGCTCATTGTGCTCGCCCTCGCTCCGGCGAACATCGCCGGCCACCGGCCCGCGGTCAGTCCGGTTTCCGCCCCAAGCCTTTAG
- a CDS encoding TetR/AcrR family transcriptional regulator — MAAQQKSESQRPSPARARILYAAAQHFYAGGIAATGIDVITASAGVAKMSLYNNFASKAALVEAYIDARHEEWLGLYRARIADTATPQERVLAVFDAYIDHAAAAYSHGFRGCGLLNAAAELGVDDPGRIAVRRHKEHVEHLLAEHLTTLTDPSSAQRLAERFSFLLEGAMARAGLEGQPARLVHAREFAAEMLTAL; from the coding sequence ATGGCGGCACAGCAAAAGAGTGAAAGCCAGCGCCCAAGCCCGGCACGTGCGCGGATTCTGTACGCCGCGGCACAGCACTTCTATGCCGGCGGCATTGCAGCGACGGGCATCGATGTGATCACCGCCTCGGCCGGTGTGGCGAAGATGAGCCTGTACAACAACTTCGCGTCGAAAGCTGCGCTGGTCGAGGCGTATATCGATGCCCGCCATGAGGAGTGGCTGGGCCTGTACAGGGCCCGGATCGCGGACACCGCCACGCCGCAGGAGCGCGTCCTGGCCGTCTTCGATGCCTATATCGACCACGCCGCGGCCGCCTACAGCCACGGCTTCCGCGGCTGCGGCCTGCTCAACGCCGCGGCTGAACTGGGCGTGGACGACCCCGGGCGGATTGCGGTCCGCCGGCACAAGGAACATGTCGAGCACCTCCTTGCTGAACACCTGACCACGCTCACCGACCCGTCGTCGGCGCAGCGGCTGGCCGAACGCTTCAGCTTCCTGCTGGAGGGAGCAATGGCCCGGGCCGGGCTGGAGGGCCAGCCGGCCCGGCTGGTCCATGCCCGCGAGTTCGCCGCCGAGATGCTGACGGCCCTGTGA
- a CDS encoding nucleoside/nucleotide kinase family protein, whose protein sequence is MTDHGKEQGQGHMKLDDLVARVRRLGFSQPAPVVIGVVGAPGAGKTTLVETLVQELNKDSPKPEHQQYAHVPMDGFHLSDQELTRLGLLERKGAPETFDVHGYAATLQRLRSPRTAVVYAPGFERTIEQPIAGVVPVYPSATTILTEGNYLLLDRPEWRHVRDQCTEIWYCRQDDGLRIKRLIQRHIEFGKTPAEAELWVHTVDEENARLILATRAHADLVVTLEEIGP, encoded by the coding sequence TTGACTGACCACGGCAAGGAACAGGGGCAGGGCCACATGAAGCTGGACGATCTCGTGGCGAGGGTGCGGCGGCTGGGGTTCTCCCAGCCGGCTCCCGTGGTCATAGGCGTCGTCGGGGCGCCGGGGGCCGGCAAAACGACGCTCGTTGAAACCCTCGTCCAGGAGCTGAACAAAGACAGCCCCAAGCCGGAACACCAGCAATACGCGCACGTCCCCATGGACGGCTTCCACCTTTCCGACCAGGAGCTGACGCGGCTCGGCCTGCTGGAGCGCAAGGGCGCCCCCGAAACCTTCGACGTGCACGGGTACGCAGCCACGCTCCAGCGGTTGCGGTCCCCGCGGACGGCGGTGGTCTATGCCCCGGGCTTCGAACGGACCATAGAGCAGCCCATCGCCGGGGTGGTCCCCGTCTACCCGTCCGCCACGACCATTCTGACCGAAGGGAACTACCTTCTGCTCGACCGTCCGGAGTGGAGGCATGTCCGGGACCAGTGCACCGAAATCTGGTACTGCCGGCAGGACGACGGGCTGCGCATAAAGCGCCTGATCCAACGCCACATCGAATTCGGCAAGACCCCTGCGGAAGCCGAACTGTGGGTACACACGGTGGACGAGGAAAACGCCCGCCTGATCCTCGCGACCCGCGCCCACGCCGACCTTGTGGTCACCCTGGAGGAAATCGGCCCCTAG
- a CDS encoding SDR family oxidoreductase, protein MSADGSVLVVGGTGMLGSQVVAELLGRGKQVRALVRPGSDATGLEAAGATIARGDMMDLDSLVRAMDGADSVITTAAGYTRHSKGDTPQIDTIGNRNLAEAASRTGIRRFVLTSILTCDQTPYVPHFWHKKRAEDRLEELGVPFVALRPGAFLDQITRFGGDPFSKGRLTWLGSSSVPLTFVLTADLAGYLAAATDIAGVDGQRIDIGWDRPVSMQEVATISGRLLGKRIRVRTIPTGLLHTVGTVLRRVDPMAKDMAAMADWFQSGRYVADTARQREVFGDVPTAEDAIARFVTSLGHTVRHSAH, encoded by the coding sequence ATGAGTGCCGACGGAAGCGTCCTGGTTGTGGGCGGCACCGGCATGCTGGGCAGCCAGGTGGTGGCCGAACTGCTTGGGCGCGGGAAACAGGTACGTGCCCTGGTGCGCCCGGGTTCCGACGCGACCGGCCTGGAAGCGGCCGGCGCCACCATCGCCCGCGGCGACATGATGGACCTCGACTCCCTGGTCCGCGCGATGGACGGCGCCGACAGCGTGATCACCACGGCGGCAGGCTATACACGGCACAGCAAGGGCGACACCCCGCAAATCGACACCATAGGCAACCGGAACCTCGCCGAAGCCGCGAGCCGCACCGGCATCCGCAGGTTCGTGCTGACGAGCATACTCACGTGTGACCAGACCCCCTACGTTCCGCACTTCTGGCACAAGAAGCGGGCTGAGGACCGGCTCGAGGAACTCGGCGTTCCGTTCGTGGCGCTGCGACCTGGCGCATTCCTGGACCAGATCACCCGTTTCGGCGGCGACCCGTTCAGCAAGGGGCGGCTCACCTGGCTCGGGTCCTCCAGTGTTCCGTTGACCTTCGTCCTCACGGCCGACCTTGCCGGCTACCTGGCCGCCGCAACGGACATTGCCGGCGTCGACGGGCAGCGCATCGACATCGGGTGGGACCGGCCCGTCAGCATGCAGGAAGTCGCCACGATCTCCGGCAGGCTCCTGGGAAAGCGGATCCGCGTCCGGACAATCCCGACGGGCCTCCTCCACACCGTCGGCACTGTCCTTCGACGGGTCGACCCCATGGCGAAAGACATGGCCGCCATGGCTGACTGGTTCCAGTCCGGCCGGTACGTCGCCGACACTGCCCGGCAACGCGAAGTCTTCGGCGACGTGCCGACTGCGGAGGACGCCATCGCGCGTTTCGTCACCAGCCTCGGACACACGGTCAGGCACTCGGCACACTGA
- a CDS encoding M1 family metallopeptidase, which yields MMQQPFRQQPRSVRLRRTALAAVLAVGSVGAMSGTAQAAPENDGPHYTAGAPGSGDEYFPYAGNGGYDVLHYSLALRYSPPADPAVLQGHLSGVATITLRATQDLQSLNFDLRGLGVTSVRVDGKDVEHSTANGSDAGWSQVQDDANRIWELAIGLQPKLRAGHKSTIVIEYEGTTGRPLDPTGALYGWVTTADGAMVVNEPDGAPTWYPVNDDPEDKATYTFRITVPEGKTAVANGLPAGRPTTKAGWTTWTWRASDQMASYLSTATVGDFVLSEEDGARGLPIINAIDAGVTGAALHETKAALALQPKMINFLEGLFGRYPFEAFGAIVDDDSVDYALETQTRPVYSGVADETTVVHELAHQWFGDAVSPSDWQDIWLNEGWATYVEWLWAEHQGTATMPGQFTDAVAYLDANNRWALNIADPGRDNLFTGQVYVRGAAALYALRAKIGDAAFLAGARSWLSRYRDSTATTEDFQAVMEKASGQQLDAFFDDWLRQGDRPAMP from the coding sequence ATGATGCAGCAACCATTCAGGCAGCAACCACGCAGTGTGCGCCTGCGCCGCACGGCGCTTGCCGCGGTGCTGGCGGTGGGCAGCGTCGGCGCGATGAGCGGGACGGCGCAAGCGGCCCCGGAGAATGACGGTCCCCACTACACGGCGGGCGCTCCCGGCAGCGGCGACGAGTACTTCCCGTATGCGGGCAATGGCGGGTACGACGTCCTGCATTACAGCCTCGCCCTCCGCTACTCGCCGCCGGCAGATCCTGCGGTGCTCCAGGGCCACCTCAGCGGCGTCGCGACGATCACCCTCCGCGCCACCCAGGATCTGCAGTCGCTGAACTTCGACCTGCGCGGCCTTGGCGTGACGTCTGTCCGGGTCGACGGAAAGGATGTTGAGCACTCGACGGCGAACGGCTCGGACGCCGGGTGGTCCCAAGTCCAGGACGACGCGAACCGCATCTGGGAACTCGCGATCGGGCTACAGCCGAAGTTAAGGGCCGGGCATAAGAGCACAATCGTCATCGAGTACGAGGGGACCACGGGCCGGCCGCTCGACCCAACAGGGGCGCTGTACGGGTGGGTCACCACCGCTGACGGAGCGATGGTCGTCAACGAACCGGATGGCGCGCCGACCTGGTATCCCGTGAACGACGACCCCGAGGACAAGGCGACCTATACATTCCGCATCACGGTGCCGGAGGGCAAGACCGCCGTCGCGAACGGCCTGCCGGCCGGGCGGCCGACGACGAAAGCCGGGTGGACGACCTGGACGTGGAGGGCCTCGGACCAGATGGCGAGCTATCTGTCGACCGCGACGGTCGGCGATTTCGTCCTGTCCGAGGAAGACGGCGCCCGCGGGCTGCCTATCATCAACGCAATCGACGCGGGCGTGACAGGCGCGGCTCTGCACGAAACGAAAGCGGCCCTGGCGCTGCAGCCGAAGATGATCAACTTCCTGGAGGGGCTGTTCGGGCGCTACCCGTTCGAGGCGTTCGGCGCCATCGTCGACGACGACTCGGTCGACTATGCGCTGGAGACACAGACACGGCCGGTCTATTCAGGCGTCGCGGACGAAACCACGGTGGTGCACGAACTGGCGCACCAGTGGTTCGGGGACGCGGTCAGCCCGTCTGACTGGCAGGACATCTGGCTCAACGAAGGGTGGGCAACGTACGTCGAGTGGCTGTGGGCAGAGCACCAGGGCACGGCCACCATGCCCGGGCAGTTCACGGACGCCGTGGCATACCTCGACGCGAACAACCGCTGGGCCCTCAACATCGCGGACCCCGGCCGCGACAACTTATTCACGGGTCAGGTCTATGTCCGGGGAGCAGCCGCCCTCTACGCCCTGCGCGCGAAAATCGGCGACGCGGCATTCCTCGCGGGCGCCCGGTCGTGGCTGAGCCGCTACAGGGACTCGACCGCGACGACAGAGGACTTCCAGGCCGTCATGGAAAAGGCCTCCGGCCAACAGCTCGATGCGTTCTTTGACGACTGGCTGCGCCAGGGCGACCGCCCGGCGATGCCGTAG
- a CDS encoding MetQ/NlpA family ABC transporter substrate-binding protein, giving the protein MFRSRILKAAVTGVAAVLALSACGASSSSSPSGASETIKVGALAVPAGDMLKHVQRELGPKEGLTVEYKEFSDYNTPNPALSDGDIDANLFQNTTFMETYNKASGKNLVSVGKVYLPPMALYSNNVPDLAALPDGASVAIPNDPTNESRALKLLASKGLIEVSDNPITLKDVKANPKKLAFTEIENASLPQALNDKDAAIVTLAFALPAGLSTDKQLLVEGSDSAYYNVLAVKAEMKDDPRVQKLYKILTSQDMKDFLQTKYKGLVIPAS; this is encoded by the coding sequence ATGTTCCGTTCCCGCATCCTGAAGGCCGCCGTAACCGGCGTGGCCGCCGTCCTCGCCCTCTCCGCCTGCGGCGCCAGCTCGTCCAGCAGCCCGTCCGGGGCTTCCGAGACCATCAAGGTAGGCGCCCTGGCCGTGCCGGCCGGTGACATGCTGAAACATGTCCAGCGCGAGCTCGGCCCGAAAGAGGGCCTCACCGTGGAATACAAGGAGTTCAGCGACTACAACACGCCGAACCCCGCGCTGAGTGACGGCGACATCGACGCCAACCTGTTCCAGAACACTACGTTCATGGAGACCTACAACAAGGCCTCGGGCAAGAACCTCGTCAGCGTGGGCAAGGTGTACCTGCCGCCGATGGCCCTCTACTCGAACAACGTGCCCGACCTTGCGGCCCTTCCCGACGGCGCCTCGGTCGCCATCCCGAACGACCCCACCAATGAGTCCCGGGCCCTCAAGCTGCTGGCTTCCAAGGGCCTCATCGAGGTCAGCGACAACCCGATCACGCTCAAGGACGTCAAAGCCAATCCGAAGAAGCTGGCCTTCACCGAGATCGAAAACGCCAGCCTGCCGCAGGCACTCAATGACAAGGACGCGGCAATCGTGACCCTGGCCTTTGCCCTTCCGGCCGGCCTGAGCACCGACAAGCAGCTGCTGGTCGAGGGCAGCGACAGCGCCTACTACAACGTCCTGGCGGTCAAGGCCGAAATGAAGGACGACCCCCGGGTACAGAAGCTGTACAAAATCCTTACCTCGCAGGACATGAAAGACTTCCTCCAGACCAAATACAAGGGCCTGGTGATCCCGGCCAGCTGA
- a CDS encoding glycosyltransferase family 2 protein, giving the protein MPLRWQDDSALEDLVCYLEQLCSWIPVTVIDGSPDELFHRHAARFPPGVKHLRPDAGGEGNGKVAAVLTAVRLSTAERLVLADDDVRYTREALTAVVAGLDSAEVVRPQNYFSDWPWHALWDTSRTLVNRALAADFPGTLAVRRAALEATGGYEPVLFENLELIRTVTAAGGREQRAPALFVARIPPSARHFLRQRVRQAYDDFAQPGRLASELALLPILAGILCLPVRRRMPALLGAAVAGMALAETGRRRDQGRQVFPFRTVLFTPFWVLERAVCVWIALALRLRGGVPYAGTRLKTAAHSPATLRLRHAGKIRPVPAPFQDRKQP; this is encoded by the coding sequence TTGCCTCTCCGGTGGCAGGACGACTCGGCCCTGGAGGATCTCGTGTGCTACCTGGAGCAGCTGTGTTCGTGGATTCCGGTCACGGTGATTGACGGGTCGCCGGATGAATTGTTCCACCGGCACGCCGCCCGCTTTCCGCCGGGCGTGAAGCACCTGCGTCCGGACGCCGGCGGGGAAGGCAACGGCAAGGTGGCAGCCGTGCTGACCGCCGTGCGTCTCAGCACCGCGGAAAGGCTCGTTCTCGCCGACGACGACGTGCGCTACACGCGGGAGGCACTCACGGCGGTGGTCGCGGGCCTCGATTCCGCCGAAGTTGTCAGGCCCCAGAACTACTTCAGCGACTGGCCCTGGCATGCCCTCTGGGACACGTCCAGGACGCTGGTCAACCGCGCCCTCGCGGCAGACTTCCCGGGCACGCTTGCCGTGCGGCGGGCGGCGCTGGAAGCGACCGGGGGATACGAGCCGGTCCTGTTCGAGAACCTGGAGCTCATCCGGACCGTGACGGCGGCCGGCGGGCGCGAACAACGCGCCCCGGCGCTGTTCGTGGCCCGCATCCCGCCCTCAGCCCGGCACTTCCTTCGGCAGCGGGTCCGGCAGGCCTACGATGACTTCGCACAACCCGGGCGCCTCGCCTCGGAGCTGGCCCTGCTGCCAATCCTTGCAGGCATCCTTTGCCTGCCCGTCCGACGGCGGATGCCAGCCCTCCTGGGTGCTGCCGTGGCGGGGATGGCCCTGGCGGAGACGGGCCGGAGACGGGACCAGGGACGGCAGGTATTTCCGTTCCGGACCGTCCTGTTCACGCCGTTCTGGGTTCTCGAGCGCGCCGTCTGTGTCTGGATCGCTTTGGCCCTCCGGCTCCGAGGGGGAGTGCCCTATGCGGGAACCCGCCTCAAGACCGCCGCACATTCGCCCGCCACCTTGCGGCTCCGCCATGCAGGCAAGATCCGCCCCGTCCCCGCCCCGTTCCAAGACCGGAAGCAGCCATGA
- a CDS encoding metallophosphoesterase translates to MPQRLLFVSDTHVPSRARTLPSQLWAAVENADVVFHAGDWVTAALLDEFEHRSRRLIAVYGNNDGPELRRRLPETASVTLDGLRFAMVHETGPAKDREQRCEALYPDADVLVFGHSHIPWDTTGPGGLRLLNPGSPTDRRRQPACTYLSATVDAGLLADVSLVEVQRD, encoded by the coding sequence ATGCCGCAACGCCTCCTGTTCGTCTCCGACACCCACGTTCCCAGCCGGGCGCGGACGCTTCCCTCCCAGCTATGGGCCGCCGTCGAGAACGCCGATGTGGTCTTCCATGCCGGCGACTGGGTGACAGCAGCACTGCTGGACGAATTCGAGCACCGCAGCCGACGGCTAATTGCGGTCTACGGCAACAACGACGGCCCCGAGCTCCGCCGGCGGCTGCCGGAGACCGCTTCCGTGACGCTGGACGGACTGCGGTTCGCCATGGTCCATGAGACCGGGCCGGCCAAAGACCGGGAGCAGCGGTGCGAGGCACTTTACCCGGACGCCGACGTTCTGGTGTTCGGGCACAGCCACATCCCCTGGGACACAACCGGCCCGGGCGGGCTGCGGCTGCTGAACCCCGGCTCCCCCACTGACCGCCGGCGGCAACCCGCCTGCACTTACCTCAGCGCAACAGTCGACGCCGGCCTCTTGGCGGACGTCAGCCTGGTGGAAGTACAGCGCGATTAG
- a CDS encoding DUF664 domain-containing protein, translating into MNANEVLLDAFGRIHEAVAATLQGIDGDSLSRRPAGTGNSIAWLIWHLSRVEDAQVASAGGLDQVWTSQGFAGRFDLPLSQRDTGYGHSSSQVDAVQARPELLLDYYDAVHRQTVEYLQTLGDDDFDRVVDTRWDPPVTLGVRLVSTVADCLQHVGQAAYAKGLGRKPD; encoded by the coding sequence ATGAACGCGAACGAAGTGCTGCTGGATGCGTTTGGCCGCATCCACGAGGCCGTGGCTGCCACGCTTCAGGGCATCGACGGCGACTCCCTGAGCCGTCGTCCCGCCGGCACCGGCAACTCGATCGCGTGGTTGATCTGGCACCTCAGCCGGGTGGAGGACGCGCAGGTCGCCTCAGCCGGAGGCCTGGACCAGGTCTGGACCTCTCAGGGCTTCGCCGGCCGCTTCGACCTGCCGCTGTCCCAGCGTGACACCGGCTACGGACATTCGAGCAGCCAGGTGGACGCGGTGCAGGCGCGTCCGGAGCTGTTGCTGGACTACTACGACGCCGTGCACCGGCAGACGGTGGAGTACCTGCAGACGCTCGGCGACGACGACTTCGACCGCGTGGTCGACACCCGCTGGGACCCGCCGGTCACCCTCGGGGTGCGGTTGGTCAGCACTGTCGCCGACTGCCTCCAGCACGTGGGGCAGGCTGCCTACGCTAAAGGCTTGGGGCGGAAACCGGACTGA
- a CDS encoding methionine ABC transporter ATP-binding protein, with translation MISVSRVSKSYGSGPTAVRALDDVSLTVARGEIFGVVGQSGAGKSTLIRTINSLERPDSGSVTVDGREMTALSGKGLREARHNIGMIFQHFNLLSSRTVLANVELSLEITGAGREPRRTRALEILELVGLHGKADSYPAQLSGGQKQRVGIARALASNPSVLLSDEATSALDPETTRQILDLIRQLSKDLGLTVLLITHEMDVVKRICDSAAVMSGGRILEQGAVEQLLTTEKSLLGQALFPLGEIPETSGAIVEITFNGVKTDRPVIAQLARKHGIDVGILGAAVETIHGHQTGRTRLELPGDTRTVAEAVADLRSQGLFVEVIK, from the coding sequence ATGATTTCCGTAAGCCGGGTCTCGAAGAGCTACGGCTCCGGGCCGACGGCGGTCCGGGCCCTCGACGACGTCTCCCTGACAGTCGCGCGCGGCGAGATTTTCGGCGTCGTCGGCCAGAGCGGCGCCGGAAAGAGCACGCTGATCCGCACCATAAACTCACTGGAGCGTCCTGATTCGGGGAGCGTCACCGTTGACGGCCGCGAGATGACCGCCCTGTCCGGAAAAGGGCTCCGCGAGGCACGGCACAACATCGGCATGATCTTCCAGCATTTCAACCTGCTCAGCAGCAGGACCGTGCTGGCGAATGTGGAACTCTCCCTGGAGATCACCGGCGCGGGACGCGAGCCCCGGCGGACGCGGGCCCTCGAGATCCTCGAACTGGTCGGCCTTCACGGCAAGGCCGACTCATATCCCGCACAGCTTTCCGGCGGACAGAAACAGCGTGTGGGCATCGCCCGCGCGCTGGCGTCGAACCCCTCCGTCCTGCTCAGCGACGAGGCAACCTCGGCGCTGGACCCCGAAACGACGCGGCAGATTCTCGACCTCATCCGGCAGCTCAGCAAAGACCTCGGCCTGACGGTGCTGCTCATCACGCACGAGATGGACGTCGTGAAGCGGATCTGCGATTCGGCCGCCGTCATGAGCGGCGGCAGGATCCTCGAGCAGGGGGCCGTGGAGCAGCTGCTGACAACAGAGAAATCGCTGTTGGGGCAGGCACTGTTTCCGCTCGGCGAAATCCCCGAGACGTCCGGCGCCATCGTTGAAATCACCTTCAACGGCGTCAAGACAGACCGTCCTGTGATCGCCCAGCTGGCGCGCAAGCACGGCATCGACGTCGGAATCCTGGGCGCCGCGGTTGAAACCATCCACGGACACCAGACGGGACGCACCAGGCTCGAACTGCCGGGCGACACGCGGACAGTCGCCGAGGCCGTGGCCGATCTTCGCTCCCAGGGACTCTTCGTGGAGGTAATCAAGTGA
- a CDS encoding CDGSH iron-sulfur domain-containing protein encodes MNDNPPDDNPPNDNLPNSSASIVVCPDGPILIRGDFDIVTPSGEPVPRQRKTVALCRCGASAIKPYCDGTHKMINFRTEPSVGKDRPAGS; translated from the coding sequence ATGAACGACAACCCCCCGGACGACAACCCGCCGAACGATAACCTCCCGAACAGCAGCGCCTCGATCGTCGTCTGCCCGGACGGCCCGATCCTCATCCGGGGCGACTTCGACATCGTTACGCCTTCCGGCGAGCCCGTCCCGCGGCAGCGCAAGACAGTTGCCCTCTGCAGGTGCGGTGCCTCAGCCATCAAGCCGTATTGCGACGGCACGCACAAGATGATCAACTTCCGCACCGAGCCCTCTGTCGGTAAGGACCGCCCGGCCGGTAGCTAG